In Kangiella profundi, one DNA window encodes the following:
- a CDS encoding CoA transferase subunit A, producing the protein MSGFDKVVHSYEEALEGFTDNMTVMVGGFGLCGIPEGLIEQVYKMGCKGLTAISNNAGVDGFGLGKWLEKRQISTMIGSYVGENELFEKLLLSGEMEVILTPQGTLAEKIRAGGAGIPAFFTATGFGTQVAEGKETRNIDGRDYVLEPSLTADFALIKAWKADTMGNLIFNKTAMNFNPMMATAGKITVAEVEEIVEPGELDPNFIHTPGIYVQRVIKGENFEKRIEQRTVRS; encoded by the coding sequence ATGTCAGGTTTTGATAAAGTCGTACACAGTTACGAGGAAGCCTTAGAAGGCTTTACCGATAATATGACCGTCATGGTCGGCGGATTTGGCCTATGCGGTATTCCTGAAGGCTTGATTGAGCAAGTCTATAAAATGGGCTGCAAAGGCTTAACAGCCATTTCCAACAACGCAGGCGTTGATGGGTTTGGTCTAGGTAAATGGTTAGAGAAACGTCAGATCAGCACCATGATTGGCTCCTACGTTGGCGAAAATGAGCTGTTCGAAAAGTTGCTACTGTCTGGCGAGATGGAAGTGATTTTGACACCGCAAGGAACATTGGCTGAAAAAATCCGTGCTGGCGGTGCTGGTATCCCAGCTTTCTTCACAGCGACAGGTTTTGGTACTCAGGTCGCTGAAGGCAAGGAAACACGCAACATTGACGGTCGCGATTATGTTCTTGAACCTTCTTTAACTGCTGACTTTGCCTTAATCAAGGCTTGGAAAGCGGACACTATGGGCAACCTGATTTTCAACAAAACAGCCATGAACTTTAACCCAATGATGGCGACGGCCGGTAAGATCACCGTTGCTGAAGTTGAAGAAATTGTTGAGCCTGGCGAACTAGATCCTAACTTCATTCATACTCCAGGCATTTATGTACAGCGCGTTATCAAAGGCGAAAACTTTGAGAAACGTATCGAACAACGCACAGTAAGGTCATAA
- a CDS encoding hydroxymethylglutaryl-CoA lyase produces MVMVSDNPALPTHVKIVEMGPRDGLQNEKQPVSTEVKLELIRRLIDAGEKHIEATAFVSPKWVPQMADHHDIMAGLKVFPEAQDGSVWFPVLTPNLKGFEGALAGGAKEVAVFAAASESFSQKNINCSIAESIERFKPVIEAAKEQGIKVRGYVSCVLGCPFEGDIAPEKVAEVAKALYDLGCYEISLGDTIGVGTPNKARAMIAAVAEHVPTNKLACHFHDTYGQALANIYACLELGVATVDSSVAGLGGCPYAPGATGNVATEDVVYMLNGLGIETGINLNKLVEAGAYISEQLGRRPVSRAANALLAKRN; encoded by the coding sequence GAGATGGGCCCACGTGATGGATTACAGAATGAAAAACAGCCAGTTTCAACAGAAGTTAAGCTTGAGTTGATTCGTCGTTTAATCGATGCTGGTGAAAAACATATTGAAGCGACAGCATTTGTGTCACCTAAATGGGTTCCACAAATGGCGGACCACCATGACATAATGGCTGGCCTTAAAGTGTTTCCTGAAGCACAGGACGGAAGCGTCTGGTTTCCAGTGTTAACCCCAAACCTTAAAGGTTTTGAAGGTGCTTTGGCGGGTGGCGCCAAAGAAGTGGCTGTTTTTGCCGCAGCATCTGAAAGCTTCTCGCAAAAAAACATCAACTGTTCTATCGCAGAATCGATTGAGCGATTCAAGCCCGTTATAGAAGCCGCCAAAGAACAAGGCATTAAAGTACGCGGCTATGTTTCCTGTGTACTGGGCTGCCCATTTGAAGGCGATATAGCACCAGAAAAAGTTGCTGAAGTAGCCAAGGCATTGTATGACTTAGGCTGCTACGAAATTTCTCTGGGCGACACCATTGGCGTTGGTACACCGAACAAGGCGCGCGCTATGATAGCAGCGGTTGCCGAGCATGTACCGACCAATAAATTAGCCTGTCACTTCCACGATACTTATGGTCAGGCATTAGCCAATATTTATGCATGCCTTGAGCTTGGAGTTGCCACAGTTGATAGCTCAGTTGCAGGTTTGGGCGGTTGCCCTTACGCACCAGGTGCTACCGGCAATGTTGCAACAGAAGATGTCGTTTATATGCTTAACGGTTTAGGGATTGAAACCGGTATCAATTTAAATAAACTGGTCGAGGCTGGTGCTTATATTTCAGAGCAACTGGGTCGTCGACCCGTATCCCGCGCGGCTAATGCATTATTAGCCAAGCGTAATTAG